Part of the Bradyrhizobium sp. AZCC 1721 genome, CTCAGGAGTACTCCCCTTGACGATGACGTAGCTGTCGCGTTCTTCGCCGTAGTAGATGCGCGGTTCACGGATCTGGGGGCCTCCATCCGCAACAGGAGGTATGTCGCGCAAATAAAAGAATGGCAGCCCTTCGGTGCTCTTGCGAGTGACCGGGCTCATCACCGCGCCGGTGCCGTGGGTAAACAGCACGTGGCGGTTGACCCATGTCTGTGCATTCGGCGGCAGCAAGGAGGGCCGCAGTTCGCGGGCCGAGATCATTACGCTTTGGTACGAGCCATCGAGCCAGTAGCGATCAACGTCAAGATGGTGGAATTTGTAGTAAGTGCGGATCTCCTGCAACTGCGCGTAGGTGTCCGACAAGGGCTGCCAGTCCCACAGCCTGATATTCTCGATGGTCGCCTTATTGGCGTCGAGCGTCTTAAAGGTAAGCTCCTGTTCGGCAGTAAACGGCTTGGCTGCGATCTGATCGAGATTGTATGCCTGCCGGGTGAGTGCGATGTTGCGTTCGACGTAGGGCTTCTCCAGTTCCAACTCGCTTGGTTTGACGAAGAACTGCCGGAACAGCACGGGAGCGACGCCGGACAGGACGAAAGAGCCGATGACGACAAGCAGGACCGCGGCGGCAGGGAGCCGGTAGGTCCTCACCCGCAAGTTTGCCAACGCAGCAAACGCCGCAATGATCGACAGCCCGATCATTAGCCACAGGCCCGGTAGCCCCACATGCACATCGGTGTAGCTGGCGCCGACGACGACGCCGTTGTCGCCATACAGTAGAAGGTAACGGTCGAGAACGTACGACCAGGCCTTCACGACCAAGAGGAGAGCAAGCAACGCCGAGCCGTGAGCGATTGCTGTCGGCGACATCGATCGACGATGAATGCCGTACTCGATGTCGCCGTGCACCCAGTAGATCGCTGCAGCGAAGAGCGCGCTCAGAACGAGTGTGAGCAGCATCCAGTTTTTGACGAGGATATAGGCTGGTAGCACGAAGAGATAGAAACTGATGTCCTTGTTGAAGAGCGGATCGTCTGCGCCGTAGGGAACGTGATAGAAAAATGGCAGGATGATGCCCCAATTGCCGGCTTCTGCCGCGGCAACCAGCAGAGCGAGCAATCCTGCACCGCCCGCGATGACGCGAGGCCACGGCAGCCGATCGCGCATGACCGCGAACAGGTCGGGCGGCACATTGCCCGCGAGATTCTGCACGAAGGCCGCGACAGATTGCGTCGGCTGCCGTCGGGCAAAGTGCACCGCGAGCCATCCGTTCAACCAAAGGACGACCGCAGTTCCGGTCCAGACTGCAAAAAAGACGACGGCCTTGGCGCCGATTGTCGTCCAAAAAACCTGCGGATAACCGATCGCGGAAAACCACAGCCAGTCAACTAGGAAGTCGCTCGTGAGCCAGAGCAGGATCAGGCAAATCGCGACGAAGGCGGCCGCAATGATGGACCTGACCACGGCGCTTTGCCTTGGTACCTTCCGTTCGGGTCCGGTAATCCCGATCGTCATGGTTTTATTATAGCGGGAATGAGGGCCGCCGGCCGCTTGATTCGTGGTCGGGATTGCGGGTCTACTAGGCGGGGGACCCGGACGCTCGAACCTCTGTCGCCGGAACCGCGGAACGATCGAAGCTGTTTCGAACGTTTTGGGGGCCGGATCAGCCGATGGCTTTCCGCCAGCACGCGTTTCTATGCCAACTTCCGCACCGCCAGATACCGCGGCATTTAAGTTGATGCCTTGGGCCATGGCGAAACCCACCGGCATGGATGGCATCCGTGCCGTCATGGGTTCGCAATTTTGTTCGGAGTGGTGGCAATTTGGCGCTCCCTAGCGGAATCGAACCGCTCTCTCCACCGTGAAAGGGTGGCGTCCTAACCGATAGACGAAGGGAGCAAGAACAACAGGAAAATCAAGGTGTTAGCGCTTGATGGGCCGTGTTGGCCGCCGGCCGTCCATGTTTGATGGGGGCGGCGACGGGCGAACGTATAGTGGCGTTTGAGCGGGTGGGCAAGCCGCTCGGAAAGACGTTTCTGCGGCCGCTTTGCGTCTCTCCGTCAGCGTCCGGCCGAATGACGGAGGCATGCCCACGCGCTGAGCAACGGATTTTAAAGCCGCATCGTGTAGGGCTGTCTCGGGGGAGCTTTCGACATGGCTTTGCTATCAAGCAAGAAGCGCGACGCGCGCAAATCATTGAGTCAACCCGGGTGGATCACGCTCGAAGGCGGTTTTGCCGCGCGCCAATGCGTGGTCCAGGATATGTCCGCAACGGGGGCGAAGGTCACGATCGACGATCCCAACACGTTGCCGGCGAAATTGCGGTTGGCGTTTTCGCGCGACGCCAGGACCGGGCGCCGCTGCGAAGTGGTCTGGCGCCGCGGCAAATCGGTCGGCATCAAGTTCACCCGCTAATCTGGCACCGATCCGCGAGAGACGATAAAAGGCGGGATGCGAAAATCCCTCCTGGTAATGATCGCCATAATGATCGCCTTGGCGCTGTCTTCGGTTGCCTCGGTCGCGGAACAAACCCGTCCTCAGAAGCTCGACAAGGCTCCCGCGTCGGGCAAGTCGCTGCCACTCAAGCGCCCAAGTTCGGCCAATGCATGCGCGGAATACGGCGCGGGCTTCGTCAGAATCGAAGGCAGCAACACCTGCATGAAAATCGGCGGCGCGGTAAGCGTCGGAGCGGGGGTGTCCGGCGGCTCGCGTTGAGAAGATTCGCGCTTACGTCATCGGCGGCGCGACGAACTGTGTGAAGCCGGGGCGGACGGCGAGCTGCGAAAACCAGCGTTCGAGGTTTGGCAGTTTCGGTTTTGTCACGCCTTCGACGCCGAACCAGCGCCGCGCGAAGGCGCCGAGCGCGATGTCGGCGATGGTGAACTGATCGCCCTCGATAAAGCGCCGCGTCGCCAGGTGCGCCTCGACGATCCGCCACACCGCGGCTTCGGCATCGACATCCTTCTGGATCGCGATCATGTCGCGCTTTTCAATGGGCGTGCGCACCAACGCCCAGAACACCGGCCGGTCGACCGGCTGCAGCGTCGACAGCGTCCAGTCGAGCCAGCGATCGACGCCTGCGCGCGCCTTCGGCTGCGAGGGATAGATCGACGAACCTCGTTCAGATCCTTGTTCAGATCCTTGGCCATAGGCCATGCAGAGATAGCGCATCACGGAATTGGATTCCCACAGCACGTAGTCGCCGTCGACCAGCGTGGGTACGCGGCCGTTCGGATTCATCGCCAGATAGGCAGGCTCGCTGTTCTTTCCGAACTGCATGCCGGCATCGATACGCTCATAGGCGAGATCGAGTTCGGCGAGGCACCACAGCACTTTTTGCACGTTGACCGAATTGGCCCGGCCCCAGATGGTGAGTTGTTGTTTGTCGTTGTCGGCCACGCGCGTTGCTCCCGCTGATTTTCCGATTGGCCGTTAATAGCCGAAGATCGGCAAAAAAGCGCGCTCTTGCGTGGGCTCAAGCCCAACAAAAATCGGGGCTCCGCCGCAGTGCGACAGAGCCCCGATTTCCGCGTCATGCGCGGGCGAGAGCGTTTTCAGTGGCCGAAGAACAGCCACAACAGAATGATCACCGGAATAGGCACGCCCAGCAACCAAAGCAAAATTCCTCGTCCCATCATCTCCTCCTCAAAATGCACTGAGGAGAAAACGCGTCATGTCGTGGCCCGTTCCCATGCAGAAAAGAACCCGAGTGAAGGAACGTTTATGGTAGCTCGGACGACGGACGTGGACGGAGAAATTGTACAGGCCTACCAGTGACCGGTGTTCGGCATCGAGGTCCACGGTTCGGCCGGCGGCTTCGGTTCGCCCTTCTGCAACAGCTCGATCGAATGCAGATCCGGCGAGCGGACGAAAGCCATGTTGCCGTCGCGCGGCGGGCGGTTGATGGTGATGCCGGCCTTCATCAGGCGGTCGCAGGTCGCGTAGATGTCGTCGACCTCGTAGGCGAGGTGACCGAAATAGCGGTCCTCGCCGTATTTCTCCTCGTCCCAATTATAGGTGAGCTCGACCAGCGGCGCGCCGCGGTTCTGGGGAGCGGCCTTGAACAGGCCTTCGTCCTCCGGCGCGCACAGGAACACCAGTGTGAACCGGCCCTTGTCATTGTCGACCCGGCGTACTTCCTTCAGCCCCAGCGCGTCCCGGTAGAACTTCATCGCAGTATCGAGATTGCGGACGCGCAGCATGGTGTGGAGATAGCGCATGTTTGTTGTCCTCCTGAGAACGTTCAGAGATCTTGTTTGGGTTGGGCGGTTCGGGCGGAAAATAGCAGCA contains:
- a CDS encoding PilZ domain-containing protein; protein product: MALLSSKKRDARKSLSQPGWITLEGGFAARQCVVQDMSATGAKVTIDDPNTLPAKLRLAFSRDARTGRRCEVVWRRGKSVGIKFTR
- a CDS encoding UPF0182 family membrane protein; protein product: MTIGITGPERKVPRQSAVVRSIIAAAFVAICLILLWLTSDFLVDWLWFSAIGYPQVFWTTIGAKAVVFFAVWTGTAVVLWLNGWLAVHFARRQPTQSVAAFVQNLAGNVPPDLFAVMRDRLPWPRVIAGGAGLLALLVAAAEAGNWGIILPFFYHVPYGADDPLFNKDISFYLFVLPAYILVKNWMLLTLVLSALFAAAIYWVHGDIEYGIHRRSMSPTAIAHGSALLALLLVVKAWSYVLDRYLLLYGDNGVVVGASYTDVHVGLPGLWLMIGLSIIAAFAALANLRVRTYRLPAAAVLLVVIGSFVLSGVAPVLFRQFFVKPSELELEKPYVERNIALTRQAYNLDQIAAKPFTAEQELTFKTLDANKATIENIRLWDWQPLSDTYAQLQEIRTYYKFHHLDVDRYWLDGSYQSVMISARELRPSLLPPNAQTWVNRHVLFTHGTGAVMSPVTRKSTEGLPFFYLRDIPPVADGGPQIREPRIYYGEERDSYVIVKGSTPEFDYPKGKDNVYAAYDGTGGVPIGAMVWRGLFAYYFNDPNLVLSGYITADSRIMIRRNIQQRVRTIAPFLRLDHDPYLVISDGRMFWMQDAYTVSSYFPYAQPAQELDLNYIRNSVKVIVDAYNGTVDFYLIDTRDPVAATFQRIFPGLFKPFSVMPPDLQKHIRYPEDLFLIQARLYQTYHMEAADVFYNREDLWQFPRQPGGGGIATMAPYYIIMRLPGEPQAEFFLMLPMVPSRRDNMIAWLAARCDAPDYGKLIVYEFPKEKLVYGPFQIEARINQSTEISQQITLWNQMGSRVIRGANLLVIPIENSILYVTPLYLRAEHGHLPELKRVIAAYGEHVVMKETLAEALSALFIESGAAPAVSTTTEERPVTGPAASRAREALDRYNQAVERLKSGDWKGFGTQFDAMRELLEEMNRRSTGH
- a CDS encoding VOC family protein; this encodes MRYLHTMLRVRNLDTAMKFYRDALGLKEVRRVDNDKGRFTLVFLCAPEDEGLFKAAPQNRGAPLVELTYNWDEEKYGEDRYFGHLAYEVDDIYATCDRLMKAGITINRPPRDGNMAFVRSPDLHSIELLQKGEPKPPAEPWTSMPNTGHW
- a CDS encoding glutathione S-transferase family protein — encoded protein: MADNDKQQLTIWGRANSVNVQKVLWCLAELDLAYERIDAGMQFGKNSEPAYLAMNPNGRVPTLVDGDYVLWESNSVMRYLCMAYGQGSEQGSERGSSIYPSQPKARAGVDRWLDWTLSTLQPVDRPVFWALVRTPIEKRDMIAIQKDVDAEAAVWRIVEAHLATRRFIEGDQFTIADIALGAFARRWFGVEGVTKPKLPNLERWFSQLAVRPGFTQFVAPPMT